One stretch of Macaca nemestrina isolate mMacNem1 chromosome 17, mMacNem.hap1, whole genome shotgun sequence DNA includes these proteins:
- the LOC105472076 gene encoding next to BRCA1 gene 1 protein isoform X6, giving the protein MEPQVTLNVTFKNEIQSFLVSDPENTTWADIEAMVKVSFDLNTIQIKYLDEENEEVSINSQGEYEEALKMAVKQGNQLQMQVHEGHHVVDEAPPPVVGAKRLAARAGKKPLAHYSSLVRVLGSDMKKTPEDPAVQSLPLAPCDTDQPQDKPPDWFTSYLETFREQVVKETVEKLEQKLHEKLVLQNPSLGSYPSEVSMPTSEETLFLPENQFSWHIACNNCQRRIVGVRYQCSLCPSYNICEDCEAGPYSHDTNHVLLKLRRPVVGSSEPFSHSKYSTPRLPAALEQVRLPLQPYTPVMPMLSAAFVDENLPDGTHLQPGTKFIKHWRMKNTGNVKWSADTKLKFMWGNLTLASTEKKDVLVPCLKAGHVGVVSVEFIAPALEGTYTSHWRLSHKGQQFGPRVWCSIIVDPFPSEESPDNIEKGMISSSKTDDLTCQQEEAFLLAKEERQLGEVTEQTEGTAACIPQKAKNVASERELYIPSVDLLTAQDLLSFELLDINIVQELERVPHNTPVDMTPCMSPLPHDSPLIEKPGLGQIEEESEGTGFKALPDSTVSVKRKTQNIASVEEAEEDLSGTQFVCETVIRSLTLDAAPDHNPPCRQKTLQMKFALPEEGPLGDEREEIVHITEEEAVMEEEEEEEEEEELKDEVQSQSSASSEDYIIILPECFDTSRPLGDSMYSSALSQPGLERGAEGEPGVEAGQEPAEAGERLPGGENQPQEHSISDILMSSQTLETVPLIPEVVELPPPLPRSPPCVHHHGSPGVDLPVTVSEVSSVPDQIRGEPRGSSGLVNSRQKSYDHSRHHHGSSIAGGLVKGALSVAASAYKALFAGPPVTAQPIVSEDQTAALMAHLFEMGFCDRQLNLRLLKKHNYNILQVVTELLQINNNDWYSERY; this is encoded by the exons ATGGAACCACAGGTTACTCtaaatgtgacttttaaaaatgaaattcaaagctTTCTGGTTTCTGATCCAGAAAATACAACTTGGGCTGATATTGAGGCTATG GTAAAAGTTTCATTTGATCTGAATACTATTCAAATAAAATACctggatgaggaaaatgaagag gtATCCATCAACAGTCAAG gAGAATATGAAGAAGCGCTTAAG ATGGCAGTTAAACAGGGAAACCAACTGCAGATGCAAGTCCACGAAGGGCACCATGTTGTTGATGAAGCCCCGCCCCCAGTTGTAGGAGCAAAACGACTAGCTGCCAGGGCAGGGAAGAAGCCACTTGCACATTACTCTTCACTGGTGAGAGTCTTGGGATCAGACATGAAGAAGACCCCAGAGGATCCTGCAGTGCAG TCGTTGCCACTTGCTCCATGTGACACAGACCAGCCTCAGGACAAGCCCCCAGACTGGTTCACAAGCTACCTGGAGACA TTCAGAGAACAAGTGGTTAAAGAAACGGTTGAGAAGCTTGAACAGAAATTACATGAAAAGCTTGTCCTCCAGAACCCATCTTTGGGTTCTTATCCCTCAGAAGTCTCAATGCCTACTTCAGAGGAAACATTGTTTTTGCCAGAAAACCAGTTCAGCTGGCATATTGCTTGCAACAACTGCCAAAGAAGGATTGTTGGTGTCCGCTACCAGTGTAG CCTATGCCCATCCTACAATATCTGTGAAGATTGTGAAGCTGGGCCATATAGCCACGACACTAACCATGTCCTGCTGAAGTTGCGGAGACCTGTTGTGGGCTCCTCTGAACCATTCTCTCACTCAAAATACTCTACTCCTCGTCTTCCTGCTGCTCTGGAACAAGTCAG GCTCCCTTTGCAACCCTATACCCCCGTTATGCCAATGCTCAGTGCAGCATTTGTGGATGAGAATTTGCCTGATGGGACTCACCTTCAGCCAGGAACCAAGTTTATCAAACACTGGAGGATGAAGAATACAGGAAATGTGAAGTGGAGTGCAGACACAAAG CTCAAGTTCATGTGGGGAAACCTGACTTTGGCTTCCACAGAAAAGAAGGATGTTTTGGTTCCTTGCCTCAAGGCCGGCCATGTGGGAGTTGTATCTGTGGAGTTCATTGCCCCAGCCTTGGAGGGAACGTATACTTCCCATTGGCGTCTTTCTCACAAAGGCCAGCAATTTGGGCCTCGAGTCTGGTGCAGTATCATAGTGGATCCTTTCCCCTCCGAAGAGAGCCCTGATAACATTGAAAAGGGCATGATCAGCTCAAGCAAAACTGATGATCTCACCTGCCAGCAAGAG GAAGCTTTTCTTCTGGCTAAAGAAGAAAGACAACTTGGTGAAGTGACTGAGCAGACAGAAGGGACAGCAGCCTGCATCCCACAGAAGGCAAAAAATGTTGCCAGTGAGAGGGAGCTCTACATCCCATCTGTGGATCTTCTGACTGCCCAG GACCTGCTGTCGTTTGAGCTGTTGGATATAAACATTGTTCAAGAGTTGGAGAGAGTGCCCCATAACACCCCTGTGG ATATGACTCCCTGCATGTCTCCTCTGCCACATGACAGTCCTTTAATAGAGAAGCCAGGCTTGGGGCAGAtagaggaagagagtgaagggacAGGATTTAAAGCACTTCCTG ATTCTACAGTGTCAGTAAAGAGAAAGACTCAGAACATTGCTTCTGTGGAGGAAGCAGAAGAAGACCTGAGTGGGACCCAGTTTGTGTGTGAGACAGTAATCCGATCCCTTACCTTGGATGCTGCCCCAGACCACAACCCTCCTTGCAGACAGAAAACCTTGCAGA TGAAATTTGCCTTGCCTGAGGAAGGACCACTTGGAGATGAGAGGGAGGAGATTGTCCATATCACTGAGGAAGAAGCTgtcatggaggaggaggaggaagaggaggaggaggaggagctcaaAGATGAAGTTCAGAGTCAGTCCTCTGCTTCCTCAGAGGATTACATCATCATCCTGCCTGAGTGCTTTGATACCAGCCGCCCCCTGGGGGATTCCATGTACAGCTCTGCACTCTCACAGCCAGGCCTGGAGCGAGGTGCTGAAGGCGAGCCTGGGGTTGAGGCTGGGCAGGAACCAGCTGAGGCTGGGGAGAGACTTCCTGGAGGGGAGAACCAGCCACAGGAGCACAGCATAAGTGACATCCTCATGTCCTCACAGACTCTGGAAACAGTGCCCCTAATCCCAGAGGTAGTGGAGCTTCCACCACCACTGCCCAG GAGCCCTCCTTGTGTACATCATCATGGTTCCCCAGGAGTGGATTTACCAGTTACCGTATCAGAAGTTTCTTCAGTCCCTGATCAGATCAGAGGAG AGCCCAGAGGCTCATCAGGACTTGTAAACAGCAGACAGAAGAGCTATGACCACTCAAG GCACCATCATGGGAGTAGCATTGCTGGAGGACTGGTGAAGGGGGCTTTGTCTGTTGCTGCCTCTGCATACAAGGCCCTGTTTGCTGGGCCACCCGTCACTGCACAG
- the LOC105472076 gene encoding next to BRCA1 gene 1 protein isoform X2: protein MEPQVTLNVTFKNEIQSFLVSDPENTTWADIEAMVKVSFDLNTIQIKYLDEENEEVSINSQGEYEEALKMAVKQGNQLQMQVHEGHHVVDEAPPPVVGAKRLAARAGKKPLAHYSSLVRVLGSDMKKTPEDPAVQSLPLAPCDTDQPQDKPPDWFTSYLETFREQVVKETVEKLEQKLHEKLVLQNPSLGSYPSEVSMPTSEETLFLPENQFSWHIACNNCQRRIVGVRYQCSLCPSYNICEDCEAGPYSHDTNHVLLKLRRPVVGSSEPFSHSKYSTPRLPAALEQVRLQKQVDKNFLKAEKQRLRAEKKQRKAEVKELKKQLKLHRKIHLWNSIHGLQSPKSPLGRPESLLQSNTLMLPLQPYTPVMPMLSAAFVDENLPDGTHLQPGTKFIKHWRMKNTGNVKWSADTKLKFMWGNLTLASTEKKDVLVPCLKAGHVGVVSVEFIAPALEGTYTSHWRLSHKGQQFGPRVWCSIIVDPFPSEESPDNIEKGMISSSKTDDLTCQQEEAFLLAKEERQLGEVTEQTEGTAACIPQKAKNVASERELYIPSVDLLTAQDLLSFELLDINIVQELERVPHNTPVDMTPCMSPLPHDSPLIEKPGLGQIEEESEGTGFKALPDSTVSVKRKTQNIASVEEAEEDLSGTQFVCETVIRSLTLDAAPDHNPPCRQKTLQMKFALPEEGPLGDEREEIVHITEEEAVMEEEEEEEEEEELKDEVQSQSSASSEDYIIILPECFDTSRPLGDSMYSSALSQPGLERGAEGEPGVEAGQEPAEAGERLPGGENQPQEHSISDILMSSQTLETVPLIPEVVELPPPLPRSPPCVHHHGSPGVDLPVTVSEVSSVPDQIRGEPRGSSGLVNSRQKSYDHSRHHHGSSIAGGLVKGALSVAASAYKALFAGPPVTAQPIVSEDQTAALMAHLFEMGFCDRQLNLRLLKKHNYNILQVVTELLQINNNDWYSERY from the exons ATGGAACCACAGGTTACTCtaaatgtgacttttaaaaatgaaattcaaagctTTCTGGTTTCTGATCCAGAAAATACAACTTGGGCTGATATTGAGGCTATG GTAAAAGTTTCATTTGATCTGAATACTATTCAAATAAAATACctggatgaggaaaatgaagag gtATCCATCAACAGTCAAG gAGAATATGAAGAAGCGCTTAAG ATGGCAGTTAAACAGGGAAACCAACTGCAGATGCAAGTCCACGAAGGGCACCATGTTGTTGATGAAGCCCCGCCCCCAGTTGTAGGAGCAAAACGACTAGCTGCCAGGGCAGGGAAGAAGCCACTTGCACATTACTCTTCACTGGTGAGAGTCTTGGGATCAGACATGAAGAAGACCCCAGAGGATCCTGCAGTGCAG TCGTTGCCACTTGCTCCATGTGACACAGACCAGCCTCAGGACAAGCCCCCAGACTGGTTCACAAGCTACCTGGAGACA TTCAGAGAACAAGTGGTTAAAGAAACGGTTGAGAAGCTTGAACAGAAATTACATGAAAAGCTTGTCCTCCAGAACCCATCTTTGGGTTCTTATCCCTCAGAAGTCTCAATGCCTACTTCAGAGGAAACATTGTTTTTGCCAGAAAACCAGTTCAGCTGGCATATTGCTTGCAACAACTGCCAAAGAAGGATTGTTGGTGTCCGCTACCAGTGTAG CCTATGCCCATCCTACAATATCTGTGAAGATTGTGAAGCTGGGCCATATAGCCACGACACTAACCATGTCCTGCTGAAGTTGCGGAGACCTGTTGTGGGCTCCTCTGAACCATTCTCTCACTCAAAATACTCTACTCCTCGTCTTCCTGCTGCTCTGGAACAAGTCAG GCTCCAGAAACAGGTTGATAAGAACTTTCTTAAAGCAGAAAAGCAAAGATTGCGAGCTGAGAAGAAACAACGTAAAGCAGAGGTCAAGGAACTTAAAAAGCAACTTAAACTCCATAGGAAAATTCACCTGTGGAATTCAATCCATGGACTCCAGAGCCCCAAGTCTCCTTTAGGCCGACCTGAGAGCTTGCTCCAGTCTAATACCCTGAT GCTCCCTTTGCAACCCTATACCCCCGTTATGCCAATGCTCAGTGCAGCATTTGTGGATGAGAATTTGCCTGATGGGACTCACCTTCAGCCAGGAACCAAGTTTATCAAACACTGGAGGATGAAGAATACAGGAAATGTGAAGTGGAGTGCAGACACAAAG CTCAAGTTCATGTGGGGAAACCTGACTTTGGCTTCCACAGAAAAGAAGGATGTTTTGGTTCCTTGCCTCAAGGCCGGCCATGTGGGAGTTGTATCTGTGGAGTTCATTGCCCCAGCCTTGGAGGGAACGTATACTTCCCATTGGCGTCTTTCTCACAAAGGCCAGCAATTTGGGCCTCGAGTCTGGTGCAGTATCATAGTGGATCCTTTCCCCTCCGAAGAGAGCCCTGATAACATTGAAAAGGGCATGATCAGCTCAAGCAAAACTGATGATCTCACCTGCCAGCAAGAG GAAGCTTTTCTTCTGGCTAAAGAAGAAAGACAACTTGGTGAAGTGACTGAGCAGACAGAAGGGACAGCAGCCTGCATCCCACAGAAGGCAAAAAATGTTGCCAGTGAGAGGGAGCTCTACATCCCATCTGTGGATCTTCTGACTGCCCAG GACCTGCTGTCGTTTGAGCTGTTGGATATAAACATTGTTCAAGAGTTGGAGAGAGTGCCCCATAACACCCCTGTGG ATATGACTCCCTGCATGTCTCCTCTGCCACATGACAGTCCTTTAATAGAGAAGCCAGGCTTGGGGCAGAtagaggaagagagtgaagggacAGGATTTAAAGCACTTCCTG ATTCTACAGTGTCAGTAAAGAGAAAGACTCAGAACATTGCTTCTGTGGAGGAAGCAGAAGAAGACCTGAGTGGGACCCAGTTTGTGTGTGAGACAGTAATCCGATCCCTTACCTTGGATGCTGCCCCAGACCACAACCCTCCTTGCAGACAGAAAACCTTGCAGA TGAAATTTGCCTTGCCTGAGGAAGGACCACTTGGAGATGAGAGGGAGGAGATTGTCCATATCACTGAGGAAGAAGCTgtcatggaggaggaggaggaagaggaggaggaggaggagctcaaAGATGAAGTTCAGAGTCAGTCCTCTGCTTCCTCAGAGGATTACATCATCATCCTGCCTGAGTGCTTTGATACCAGCCGCCCCCTGGGGGATTCCATGTACAGCTCTGCACTCTCACAGCCAGGCCTGGAGCGAGGTGCTGAAGGCGAGCCTGGGGTTGAGGCTGGGCAGGAACCAGCTGAGGCTGGGGAGAGACTTCCTGGAGGGGAGAACCAGCCACAGGAGCACAGCATAAGTGACATCCTCATGTCCTCACAGACTCTGGAAACAGTGCCCCTAATCCCAGAGGTAGTGGAGCTTCCACCACCACTGCCCAG GAGCCCTCCTTGTGTACATCATCATGGTTCCCCAGGAGTGGATTTACCAGTTACCGTATCAGAAGTTTCTTCAGTCCCTGATCAGATCAGAGGAG AGCCCAGAGGCTCATCAGGACTTGTAAACAGCAGACAGAAGAGCTATGACCACTCAAG GCACCATCATGGGAGTAGCATTGCTGGAGGACTGGTGAAGGGGGCTTTGTCTGTTGCTGCCTCTGCATACAAGGCCCTGTTTGCTGGGCCACCCGTCACTGCACAG